Proteins from a single region of Pseudarthrobacter sp. NIBRBAC000502772:
- a CDS encoding ABC transporter substrate-binding protein: MDLIRPSSPLQEDTTPSQAVARTTALHRSSRRPRTVAVAAAAMAAGLLLSGCGGGAATPGAENASAADPASAAGATGSINICGGKDASGIYKGTAEAFTTANGKVTAKYTEIGATTDEARTQAVQRLEGKSTECDIFLTDVIWTSEFASQGWLLDQTKLVEANKDRLIPSTVETAKYEDKYWASPFFTNAGLVYYQKDKVAKPETWQQLYAEAAAAPGNSFVYQGKQYEGLTVNFLEMLYSAGGEVLDSKGEVKIDSPETREVLDFMSQGLKDGSAERAVLTYNEDPARLAYESGNYGYQRNWPHVFRLLNATPLAGSFGVAPLPAWEGGKASGVLGGWNLAISAHSTNQAGAVSFIDFATTPDWQKHVAMDFSQAPVNEAAYSDAAVLAKMPFATELLASVKGAKPRPISPVYPQISQAIYKNVYAVLSGAASTEDAVKSMAEEIKTAKASF; encoded by the coding sequence GTGGACTTGATTCGACCTTCTTCTCCGCTCCAGGAGGACACCACACCATCCCAGGCTGTGGCGCGCACCACCGCCCTGCACCGCAGTTCCCGGCGTCCGCGCACCGTTGCCGTCGCCGCTGCGGCCATGGCTGCGGGACTGCTGCTGAGCGGGTGCGGCGGCGGCGCCGCCACCCCCGGTGCGGAAAACGCGTCAGCTGCCGATCCGGCGTCGGCCGCTGGCGCCACCGGCAGCATCAACATCTGCGGCGGCAAGGACGCCTCGGGGATCTACAAAGGCACGGCGGAGGCCTTCACCACGGCGAACGGCAAGGTCACTGCCAAGTACACCGAAATCGGAGCAACTACAGACGAGGCCCGCACGCAGGCCGTGCAGCGGCTCGAAGGCAAGTCCACCGAATGCGATATCTTCCTCACGGACGTCATCTGGACGTCCGAGTTCGCCTCCCAGGGCTGGCTGCTGGACCAGACCAAGCTCGTCGAGGCCAACAAGGACCGGCTCATCCCCTCCACCGTGGAGACCGCCAAGTACGAGGACAAGTACTGGGCTTCCCCGTTCTTCACCAACGCGGGACTCGTGTACTACCAGAAGGACAAGGTGGCCAAGCCGGAGACCTGGCAGCAGCTCTACGCTGAGGCAGCCGCGGCCCCCGGCAACAGCTTCGTCTACCAGGGCAAGCAGTACGAGGGCCTCACGGTCAACTTCCTGGAGATGCTCTACAGCGCCGGCGGAGAGGTGCTGGACAGCAAAGGCGAGGTCAAGATCGATTCACCGGAGACCCGTGAGGTGCTCGACTTCATGAGCCAAGGCCTCAAGGACGGCTCCGCGGAACGTGCGGTGCTGACCTACAACGAGGACCCGGCCCGGCTGGCCTACGAGTCCGGCAACTACGGGTACCAGCGCAACTGGCCGCACGTATTCCGCCTGCTCAACGCCACCCCGCTGGCAGGCAGCTTCGGCGTGGCTCCGCTTCCGGCCTGGGAGGGCGGCAAGGCCTCGGGCGTCCTGGGCGGCTGGAACCTGGCCATCTCGGCCCACTCGACCAACCAGGCAGGGGCAGTGTCCTTCATCGACTTCGCCACCACCCCGGACTGGCAGAAGCACGTGGCCATGGACTTCTCGCAGGCCCCTGTCAATGAAGCCGCCTACTCCGACGCCGCTGTCCTGGCGAAGATGCCGTTCGCCACCGAACTGCTCGCCTCCGTCAAGGGCGCCAAGCCCCGCCCGATCTCCCCCGTCTACCCGCAGATCTCGCAGGCGATCTACAAAAACGTCTACGCAGTCCTCTCCGGCGCCGCCTCCACCGAGGACGCCGTGAAGAGCATGGCCGAGGAGATCAAGACCGCAAAGGCGAGCTTCTGA